Proteins from a genomic interval of Zingiber officinale cultivar Zhangliang chromosome 1B, Zo_v1.1, whole genome shotgun sequence:
- the LOC121971463 gene encoding protein NTM1-like 9 isoform X3: MPAIALQSLPLGFRFQPKDEELVNHYLKNKITGRIKSEVEVIPEIDVCKCEPWELPAKSLIKSEDPEWFFFAPKDRKYPSGHRSNRATKHGYWKATGRDRMIRSSGGKGLVIGMKKTLVFHEGRAPKGVRTYWIMHEYRTTEPEFESGDEGSYVLYRLFNKKSEEKSPSSKTDDSEIHDFSPDGMQNGVDAVGEIEIQSNHESPKSVLQEGPIESPGSAKKQLDGIEMWVADKGQCSTRAPVNPETDCCNMALLNEETKLGETADPLQDFLFQLCDGVDERVGHGFSNISSPMLQIPDNPSSSVMNQESHMGSNPFDDDDYLNALLNSMLDSDDCSSGACSFPKESPAESLVKQAPPWDSASCKDSGSNSEIEIEPCLTQGATSQRFHESSLWSSDLLQMDGSSLYPESATQLSTVYENASLFPYGITGPDGYSVDAGAESMDELFNSIEEFNNLSKISVTTEEDSEMPGIKIRSPQTNNHEPPSSNSLSKQGIAIRRICLQGYIGVPSTGADADTESNHMVDDEDKNSIPKASQTLSDSTEESSSDKSITDKLNESMEIGIKIRDRGVQHSPNALSPQDKHSSNKSLLQSTSDSESQVGDNDTEEVENIEQQHAGDSLGDKISEGKENTLPTSPNKLEQFSIHDETTSSSSNHQNPESMMRLRKKSADGCDKSVKQSSNSMGLMNHSVVAHMIYLVLSLMVLLFVSGIYRLGISTVE, encoded by the exons ATGCCGGCGATTGCGCTGCAGTCTTTGCCCCTGGGTTTTCGGTTCCAACCTAAGGACGAGGAGCTCGTCAACCACTACCTCAAGAACAAGATCACCGGCCGGATCAAATCCGAAGTGGAAGTCATCCCGGAGATTGATGTCTGCAAGTGCGAACCGTGGGAGCTTCCTG CGAAATCCCTGATCAAGTCGGAGGATCCCGAATGGTTCTTCTTTGCGCCAAAGGATCGGAAGTATCCGAGCGGTCACAGGTCCAATCGCGCAACCAAGCACGGCTACTGGAAGGCCACTGGAAGGGACCGGATGATACGGTCTTCTGGGGGGAAGGGTTTGGTTATCGGCATGAAAAAGACGCTGGTTTTCCATGAAGGACGAGCTCCAAAGGGTGTCCGGACTTACTGGATTATGCACGAGTACCGCACAACTGAGCCGGAATTTGAATCTGGTGATGAG GGCAGTTATGTCCTTTATCGCTTATTTAACAAAAAGTCTGAAGAGAAAAGTCCCAGCTCCAAGACTGATGACTCGGAGATCCATGATTTTTCCCCTGATGGAATGCAAAACGGTGTTGATGCTGTAGGGGAAATTGAAATTCAGTCAAACCATGAATCTCCAAAGTCTGTCTTGCAAGAAGGACCGATAGAGAGTCCTGGTTCTGCTAAAAAGCAGCTCGACGGTATTGAGATGTGGGTTGCTGATAAAGGTCAGTGTTCAACTAGAGCCCCTGTAAACCCAGAGACAGATTGCTGTAATATGGCTTTGCTCAATGAAGAGACTAAATTGGGAGAAACG GCTGACCCTCTGCAAGATTTTTTATTCCAACTTTGTGATGGTGTGGATGAACGAGTAGGCCATGGTTTTTCCAATATCAGTTCTCCAATGCTGCAAATCCCAGACAATCCTTCGAGCAGTGTCATGAACCAGGAATCCCATATGGGATCCAATCCATTTGATGATGATGACTATCTGAATGCATTATTGAACTCAATGCTTGATTCAGATGATTGTTCTTCTGGTGCATGTAGCTTTCCAAAAGAATCGCCTGCTGAGAGTTTAGTCAAACAGGCACCCCCCTGGGATTCTGCATCATGCAAGGATAGTGGATCAAACAGTGAAATAGAGATTGAACCGTGTTTAACCCAG GGTGCTACTTCTCAGCGGTTTCATGAGTCATCTCTTTGGTCGAGTGATTTGTTGCAGATGGATGGTTCTTCTCTATATCCTGAATCGGCAACTCAGTTAAGCACCGTATATGAAAATGCTAGTCTATTTCCTTACGGCATTACTGGGCCAGACGGATATTCAGTTGATGCTGGTGCAGAATCTATGGACGAATTGTTCAACAGTATTGAGGAATTTAATAACCTGAGCAAAATATCTGTTACCACGGAAGAAGATTCCGAGATGCCTGGAATCAAGATCAGGAGTCCTCAGACAAATAATCATGAACCACCCTCGAGCAATTCATTATCGAAGCAGGGCATAGCAATAAGAAGGATCTGTTTGCAAGGTTACATCGGGGTACCGTCTACTGGTGCTGATGCTGATACTGAAAGTAACCACATGGTTGACGATGAAGACAAGAATTCAATTCCAAAAGCATCACAGACTTTGTCTGACAGCACCGAAGAATCTTCTTCTGATAAGAGTATAACTGATAAACTTAATGAGAGCATGGAGATTGGAATCAAGATAAGAGATCGAGGAGTGCAACATTCTCCAAATGCACTTTCCCCACAGGATAAGCATTCGAGTAACAAGAGTCTGCTGCAATCAACTTCTGATAGTGAATCACAAGTTGGAGATAACGATACCGAGGAAGTGGAAAATATTGAG CAGCAGCATGCTGGAGATTCTTTGGGTGACAAGATTTCTGAAGGCAAGGAGAATACTTTGCCGACTTCTCCCAATAAGCTCGAGCAGTTTTCTATTCATG ATGAAACAACTAGTTCTTCAAGTAACCACCAAAACCCTGAGTCTATGATGAGGCTAAGGAAGAAATCAGCAGATGGCTGTGATAAGTCAGTCAAGCAGTCTTCAAATTCGATGGGATTGATGAATCATTCAGTTGTTGCTCATATGATCTATCTGGTTCTCTCACTGATGGTTTTGCTATTTGTTTCTGGGATTTATCGGTTAGGGATCTCAACTGTGGAGTAG
- the LOC121971463 gene encoding protein NTM1-like 9 isoform X4: protein MPAIALQSLPLGFRFQPKDEELVNHYLKNKITGRIKSEVEVIPEIDVCKCEPWELPAKSLIKSEDPEWFFFAPKDRKYPSGHRSNRATKHGYWKATGRDRMIRSSGGKGLVIGMKKTLVFHEGRAPKGVRTYWIMHEYRTTEPEFESGDEGSYVLYRLFNKKSEEKSPSSKTDDSEIHDFSPDGMQNGVDAVGEIEIQSNHESPKSVLQEGPIESPGSAKKQLDGIEMWVADKGQCSTRAPVNPETDCCNMALLNEETKLGETADPLQDFLFQLCDGVDERVGHGFSNISSPMLQIPDNPSSSVMNQESHMGSNPFDDDDYLNALLNSMLDSDDCSSGACSFPKESPAESLVKQAPPWDSASCKDSGSNSEIEIEPCLTQGATSQRFHESSLWSSDLLQMDGSSLYPESATQLSTVYENASLFPYGITGPDGYSVDAGAESMDELFNSIEEFNNLSKISVTTEEDSEMPGIKIRSPQTNNHEPPSSNSLSKQGIAIRRICLQGYIGVPSTGADADTESNHMVDDEDKNSIPKASQTLSDSTEESSSDKSITDKLNESMEIGIKIRDRGVQHSPNALSPQDKHSSNKSLLQSTSDSESQVGDNDTEEVENIEQHAGDSLGDKISEGKENTLPTSPNKLEQFSIHDETTSSSSNHQNPESMMRLRKKSADGCDKSVKQSSNSMGLMNHSVVAHMIYLVLSLMVLLFVSGIYRLGISTVE from the exons ATGCCGGCGATTGCGCTGCAGTCTTTGCCCCTGGGTTTTCGGTTCCAACCTAAGGACGAGGAGCTCGTCAACCACTACCTCAAGAACAAGATCACCGGCCGGATCAAATCCGAAGTGGAAGTCATCCCGGAGATTGATGTCTGCAAGTGCGAACCGTGGGAGCTTCCTG CGAAATCCCTGATCAAGTCGGAGGATCCCGAATGGTTCTTCTTTGCGCCAAAGGATCGGAAGTATCCGAGCGGTCACAGGTCCAATCGCGCAACCAAGCACGGCTACTGGAAGGCCACTGGAAGGGACCGGATGATACGGTCTTCTGGGGGGAAGGGTTTGGTTATCGGCATGAAAAAGACGCTGGTTTTCCATGAAGGACGAGCTCCAAAGGGTGTCCGGACTTACTGGATTATGCACGAGTACCGCACAACTGAGCCGGAATTTGAATCTGGTGATGAG GGCAGTTATGTCCTTTATCGCTTATTTAACAAAAAGTCTGAAGAGAAAAGTCCCAGCTCCAAGACTGATGACTCGGAGATCCATGATTTTTCCCCTGATGGAATGCAAAACGGTGTTGATGCTGTAGGGGAAATTGAAATTCAGTCAAACCATGAATCTCCAAAGTCTGTCTTGCAAGAAGGACCGATAGAGAGTCCTGGTTCTGCTAAAAAGCAGCTCGACGGTATTGAGATGTGGGTTGCTGATAAAGGTCAGTGTTCAACTAGAGCCCCTGTAAACCCAGAGACAGATTGCTGTAATATGGCTTTGCTCAATGAAGAGACTAAATTGGGAGAAACG GCTGACCCTCTGCAAGATTTTTTATTCCAACTTTGTGATGGTGTGGATGAACGAGTAGGCCATGGTTTTTCCAATATCAGTTCTCCAATGCTGCAAATCCCAGACAATCCTTCGAGCAGTGTCATGAACCAGGAATCCCATATGGGATCCAATCCATTTGATGATGATGACTATCTGAATGCATTATTGAACTCAATGCTTGATTCAGATGATTGTTCTTCTGGTGCATGTAGCTTTCCAAAAGAATCGCCTGCTGAGAGTTTAGTCAAACAGGCACCCCCCTGGGATTCTGCATCATGCAAGGATAGTGGATCAAACAGTGAAATAGAGATTGAACCGTGTTTAACCCAG GGTGCTACTTCTCAGCGGTTTCATGAGTCATCTCTTTGGTCGAGTGATTTGTTGCAGATGGATGGTTCTTCTCTATATCCTGAATCGGCAACTCAGTTAAGCACCGTATATGAAAATGCTAGTCTATTTCCTTACGGCATTACTGGGCCAGACGGATATTCAGTTGATGCTGGTGCAGAATCTATGGACGAATTGTTCAACAGTATTGAGGAATTTAATAACCTGAGCAAAATATCTGTTACCACGGAAGAAGATTCCGAGATGCCTGGAATCAAGATCAGGAGTCCTCAGACAAATAATCATGAACCACCCTCGAGCAATTCATTATCGAAGCAGGGCATAGCAATAAGAAGGATCTGTTTGCAAGGTTACATCGGGGTACCGTCTACTGGTGCTGATGCTGATACTGAAAGTAACCACATGGTTGACGATGAAGACAAGAATTCAATTCCAAAAGCATCACAGACTTTGTCTGACAGCACCGAAGAATCTTCTTCTGATAAGAGTATAACTGATAAACTTAATGAGAGCATGGAGATTGGAATCAAGATAAGAGATCGAGGAGTGCAACATTCTCCAAATGCACTTTCCCCACAGGATAAGCATTCGAGTAACAAGAGTCTGCTGCAATCAACTTCTGATAGTGAATCACAAGTTGGAGATAACGATACCGAGGAAGTGGAAAATATTGAG CAGCATGCTGGAGATTCTTTGGGTGACAAGATTTCTGAAGGCAAGGAGAATACTTTGCCGACTTCTCCCAATAAGCTCGAGCAGTTTTCTATTCATG ATGAAACAACTAGTTCTTCAAGTAACCACCAAAACCCTGAGTCTATGATGAGGCTAAGGAAGAAATCAGCAGATGGCTGTGATAAGTCAGTCAAGCAGTCTTCAAATTCGATGGGATTGATGAATCATTCAGTTGTTGCTCATATGATCTATCTGGTTCTCTCACTGATGGTTTTGCTATTTGTTTCTGGGATTTATCGGTTAGGGATCTCAACTGTGGAGTAG
- the LOC121971463 gene encoding protein NTM1-like 9 isoform X2 has product MPAIALQSLPLGFRFQPKDEELVNHYLKNKITGRIKSEVEVIPEIDVCKCEPWELPAKSLIKSEDPEWFFFAPKDRKYPSGHRSNRATKHGYWKATGRDRMIRSSGGKGLVIGMKKTLVFHEGRAPKGVRTYWIMHEYRTTEPEFESGDEGSYVLYRLFNKKSEEKSPSSKTDDSEIHDFSPDGMQNGVDAVGEIEIQSNHESPKSVLQEGPIESPGSAKKQLDGIEMWVADKGQCSTRAPVNPETDCCNMALLNEETKLGETADPLQDFLFQLCDGVDERVGHGFSNISSPMLQIPDNPSSSVMNQESHMGSNPFDDDDYLNALLNSMLDSDDCSSGACSFPKESPAESLVKQAPPWDSASCKDSGSNSEIEIEPCLTQGATSQRFHESSLWSSDLLQMDGSSLYPESATQLSTVYENASLFPYGITGPDGYSVDAGAESMDELFNSIEEFNNLSKISVTTEEDSEMPGIKIRSPQTNNHEPPSSNSLSKQGIAIRRICLQGYIGVPSTGADADTESNHMVDDEDKNSIPKASQTLSDSTEESSSDKSITDKLNESMEIGIKIRDRGVQHSPNALSPQDKHSSNKSLLQSTSDSESQVGDNDTEEVENIEQHAGDSLGDKISEGKENTLPTSPNKLEQFSIHDADETTSSSSNHQNPESMMRLRKKSADGCDKSVKQSSNSMGLMNHSVVAHMIYLVLSLMVLLFVSGIYRLGISTVE; this is encoded by the exons ATGCCGGCGATTGCGCTGCAGTCTTTGCCCCTGGGTTTTCGGTTCCAACCTAAGGACGAGGAGCTCGTCAACCACTACCTCAAGAACAAGATCACCGGCCGGATCAAATCCGAAGTGGAAGTCATCCCGGAGATTGATGTCTGCAAGTGCGAACCGTGGGAGCTTCCTG CGAAATCCCTGATCAAGTCGGAGGATCCCGAATGGTTCTTCTTTGCGCCAAAGGATCGGAAGTATCCGAGCGGTCACAGGTCCAATCGCGCAACCAAGCACGGCTACTGGAAGGCCACTGGAAGGGACCGGATGATACGGTCTTCTGGGGGGAAGGGTTTGGTTATCGGCATGAAAAAGACGCTGGTTTTCCATGAAGGACGAGCTCCAAAGGGTGTCCGGACTTACTGGATTATGCACGAGTACCGCACAACTGAGCCGGAATTTGAATCTGGTGATGAG GGCAGTTATGTCCTTTATCGCTTATTTAACAAAAAGTCTGAAGAGAAAAGTCCCAGCTCCAAGACTGATGACTCGGAGATCCATGATTTTTCCCCTGATGGAATGCAAAACGGTGTTGATGCTGTAGGGGAAATTGAAATTCAGTCAAACCATGAATCTCCAAAGTCTGTCTTGCAAGAAGGACCGATAGAGAGTCCTGGTTCTGCTAAAAAGCAGCTCGACGGTATTGAGATGTGGGTTGCTGATAAAGGTCAGTGTTCAACTAGAGCCCCTGTAAACCCAGAGACAGATTGCTGTAATATGGCTTTGCTCAATGAAGAGACTAAATTGGGAGAAACG GCTGACCCTCTGCAAGATTTTTTATTCCAACTTTGTGATGGTGTGGATGAACGAGTAGGCCATGGTTTTTCCAATATCAGTTCTCCAATGCTGCAAATCCCAGACAATCCTTCGAGCAGTGTCATGAACCAGGAATCCCATATGGGATCCAATCCATTTGATGATGATGACTATCTGAATGCATTATTGAACTCAATGCTTGATTCAGATGATTGTTCTTCTGGTGCATGTAGCTTTCCAAAAGAATCGCCTGCTGAGAGTTTAGTCAAACAGGCACCCCCCTGGGATTCTGCATCATGCAAGGATAGTGGATCAAACAGTGAAATAGAGATTGAACCGTGTTTAACCCAG GGTGCTACTTCTCAGCGGTTTCATGAGTCATCTCTTTGGTCGAGTGATTTGTTGCAGATGGATGGTTCTTCTCTATATCCTGAATCGGCAACTCAGTTAAGCACCGTATATGAAAATGCTAGTCTATTTCCTTACGGCATTACTGGGCCAGACGGATATTCAGTTGATGCTGGTGCAGAATCTATGGACGAATTGTTCAACAGTATTGAGGAATTTAATAACCTGAGCAAAATATCTGTTACCACGGAAGAAGATTCCGAGATGCCTGGAATCAAGATCAGGAGTCCTCAGACAAATAATCATGAACCACCCTCGAGCAATTCATTATCGAAGCAGGGCATAGCAATAAGAAGGATCTGTTTGCAAGGTTACATCGGGGTACCGTCTACTGGTGCTGATGCTGATACTGAAAGTAACCACATGGTTGACGATGAAGACAAGAATTCAATTCCAAAAGCATCACAGACTTTGTCTGACAGCACCGAAGAATCTTCTTCTGATAAGAGTATAACTGATAAACTTAATGAGAGCATGGAGATTGGAATCAAGATAAGAGATCGAGGAGTGCAACATTCTCCAAATGCACTTTCCCCACAGGATAAGCATTCGAGTAACAAGAGTCTGCTGCAATCAACTTCTGATAGTGAATCACAAGTTGGAGATAACGATACCGAGGAAGTGGAAAATATTGAG CAGCATGCTGGAGATTCTTTGGGTGACAAGATTTCTGAAGGCAAGGAGAATACTTTGCCGACTTCTCCCAATAAGCTCGAGCAGTTTTCTATTCATG ATGCAGATGAAACAACTAGTTCTTCAAGTAACCACCAAAACCCTGAGTCTATGATGAGGCTAAGGAAGAAATCAGCAGATGGCTGTGATAAGTCAGTCAAGCAGTCTTCAAATTCGATGGGATTGATGAATCATTCAGTTGTTGCTCATATGATCTATCTGGTTCTCTCACTGATGGTTTTGCTATTTGTTTCTGGGATTTATCGGTTAGGGATCTCAACTGTGGAGTAG
- the LOC121971463 gene encoding protein NTM1-like 9 isoform X1, translating to MPAIALQSLPLGFRFQPKDEELVNHYLKNKITGRIKSEVEVIPEIDVCKCEPWELPAKSLIKSEDPEWFFFAPKDRKYPSGHRSNRATKHGYWKATGRDRMIRSSGGKGLVIGMKKTLVFHEGRAPKGVRTYWIMHEYRTTEPEFESGDEGSYVLYRLFNKKSEEKSPSSKTDDSEIHDFSPDGMQNGVDAVGEIEIQSNHESPKSVLQEGPIESPGSAKKQLDGIEMWVADKGQCSTRAPVNPETDCCNMALLNEETKLGETADPLQDFLFQLCDGVDERVGHGFSNISSPMLQIPDNPSSSVMNQESHMGSNPFDDDDYLNALLNSMLDSDDCSSGACSFPKESPAESLVKQAPPWDSASCKDSGSNSEIEIEPCLTQGATSQRFHESSLWSSDLLQMDGSSLYPESATQLSTVYENASLFPYGITGPDGYSVDAGAESMDELFNSIEEFNNLSKISVTTEEDSEMPGIKIRSPQTNNHEPPSSNSLSKQGIAIRRICLQGYIGVPSTGADADTESNHMVDDEDKNSIPKASQTLSDSTEESSSDKSITDKLNESMEIGIKIRDRGVQHSPNALSPQDKHSSNKSLLQSTSDSESQVGDNDTEEVENIEQQHAGDSLGDKISEGKENTLPTSPNKLEQFSIHDADETTSSSSNHQNPESMMRLRKKSADGCDKSVKQSSNSMGLMNHSVVAHMIYLVLSLMVLLFVSGIYRLGISTVE from the exons ATGCCGGCGATTGCGCTGCAGTCTTTGCCCCTGGGTTTTCGGTTCCAACCTAAGGACGAGGAGCTCGTCAACCACTACCTCAAGAACAAGATCACCGGCCGGATCAAATCCGAAGTGGAAGTCATCCCGGAGATTGATGTCTGCAAGTGCGAACCGTGGGAGCTTCCTG CGAAATCCCTGATCAAGTCGGAGGATCCCGAATGGTTCTTCTTTGCGCCAAAGGATCGGAAGTATCCGAGCGGTCACAGGTCCAATCGCGCAACCAAGCACGGCTACTGGAAGGCCACTGGAAGGGACCGGATGATACGGTCTTCTGGGGGGAAGGGTTTGGTTATCGGCATGAAAAAGACGCTGGTTTTCCATGAAGGACGAGCTCCAAAGGGTGTCCGGACTTACTGGATTATGCACGAGTACCGCACAACTGAGCCGGAATTTGAATCTGGTGATGAG GGCAGTTATGTCCTTTATCGCTTATTTAACAAAAAGTCTGAAGAGAAAAGTCCCAGCTCCAAGACTGATGACTCGGAGATCCATGATTTTTCCCCTGATGGAATGCAAAACGGTGTTGATGCTGTAGGGGAAATTGAAATTCAGTCAAACCATGAATCTCCAAAGTCTGTCTTGCAAGAAGGACCGATAGAGAGTCCTGGTTCTGCTAAAAAGCAGCTCGACGGTATTGAGATGTGGGTTGCTGATAAAGGTCAGTGTTCAACTAGAGCCCCTGTAAACCCAGAGACAGATTGCTGTAATATGGCTTTGCTCAATGAAGAGACTAAATTGGGAGAAACG GCTGACCCTCTGCAAGATTTTTTATTCCAACTTTGTGATGGTGTGGATGAACGAGTAGGCCATGGTTTTTCCAATATCAGTTCTCCAATGCTGCAAATCCCAGACAATCCTTCGAGCAGTGTCATGAACCAGGAATCCCATATGGGATCCAATCCATTTGATGATGATGACTATCTGAATGCATTATTGAACTCAATGCTTGATTCAGATGATTGTTCTTCTGGTGCATGTAGCTTTCCAAAAGAATCGCCTGCTGAGAGTTTAGTCAAACAGGCACCCCCCTGGGATTCTGCATCATGCAAGGATAGTGGATCAAACAGTGAAATAGAGATTGAACCGTGTTTAACCCAG GGTGCTACTTCTCAGCGGTTTCATGAGTCATCTCTTTGGTCGAGTGATTTGTTGCAGATGGATGGTTCTTCTCTATATCCTGAATCGGCAACTCAGTTAAGCACCGTATATGAAAATGCTAGTCTATTTCCTTACGGCATTACTGGGCCAGACGGATATTCAGTTGATGCTGGTGCAGAATCTATGGACGAATTGTTCAACAGTATTGAGGAATTTAATAACCTGAGCAAAATATCTGTTACCACGGAAGAAGATTCCGAGATGCCTGGAATCAAGATCAGGAGTCCTCAGACAAATAATCATGAACCACCCTCGAGCAATTCATTATCGAAGCAGGGCATAGCAATAAGAAGGATCTGTTTGCAAGGTTACATCGGGGTACCGTCTACTGGTGCTGATGCTGATACTGAAAGTAACCACATGGTTGACGATGAAGACAAGAATTCAATTCCAAAAGCATCACAGACTTTGTCTGACAGCACCGAAGAATCTTCTTCTGATAAGAGTATAACTGATAAACTTAATGAGAGCATGGAGATTGGAATCAAGATAAGAGATCGAGGAGTGCAACATTCTCCAAATGCACTTTCCCCACAGGATAAGCATTCGAGTAACAAGAGTCTGCTGCAATCAACTTCTGATAGTGAATCACAAGTTGGAGATAACGATACCGAGGAAGTGGAAAATATTGAG CAGCAGCATGCTGGAGATTCTTTGGGTGACAAGATTTCTGAAGGCAAGGAGAATACTTTGCCGACTTCTCCCAATAAGCTCGAGCAGTTTTCTATTCATG ATGCAGATGAAACAACTAGTTCTTCAAGTAACCACCAAAACCCTGAGTCTATGATGAGGCTAAGGAAGAAATCAGCAGATGGCTGTGATAAGTCAGTCAAGCAGTCTTCAAATTCGATGGGATTGATGAATCATTCAGTTGTTGCTCATATGATCTATCTGGTTCTCTCACTGATGGTTTTGCTATTTGTTTCTGGGATTTATCGGTTAGGGATCTCAACTGTGGAGTAG